One Embleya scabrispora DNA segment encodes these proteins:
- a CDS encoding class I SAM-dependent methyltransferase: protein MTDGSGGTRHGIPAAVEKTYGADDLGATGLFGGGFINFGYWHGIDLDRALTEEDRIASQRALYRHVLDALAPGEGLRALEVGCGLGAGSAVALEEYGFALVTGMDIHPEQLRRAERATAESSARRPGGLRFVRGAAEDMPFGDGGFDCLYSVEAAQHFRDLGAFAREAARVLRPGGRMAVATFLVPDADPARARRPAELLHTFAEGLDVPHTVPELTGALERAGLGDIRVDSIGASVWPGWDRWLERTWAPGTWPHNFLLAYREGTLDYFTVTARRPESGATGR, encoded by the coding sequence ATGACGGACGGGTCCGGTGGGACGCGGCATGGCATTCCGGCGGCGGTCGAGAAGACCTATGGGGCGGACGATCTCGGCGCGACGGGGTTGTTCGGCGGTGGGTTCATCAACTTCGGCTACTGGCACGGGATCGACCTCGATCGGGCGCTCACCGAGGAGGATCGCATCGCCAGTCAGCGGGCCCTGTACCGGCATGTGCTGGACGCGTTGGCGCCGGGCGAGGGGCTGCGGGCCCTGGAGGTGGGCTGCGGGCTGGGGGCCGGGAGCGCGGTGGCGCTGGAGGAGTACGGCTTCGCCCTCGTCACCGGCATGGACATCCATCCGGAGCAGTTGCGGCGGGCGGAACGGGCCACCGCCGAGTCGTCCGCCCGCCGGCCCGGGGGGTTGCGGTTCGTGCGCGGGGCGGCCGAGGACATGCCGTTCGGCGACGGCGGGTTCGACTGCCTGTACAGCGTCGAGGCGGCCCAGCACTTCCGTGACCTCGGGGCGTTCGCCCGCGAGGCCGCACGGGTGTTGCGGCCCGGGGGACGCATGGCCGTGGCCACCTTCCTCGTTCCCGACGCCGATCCGGCCCGGGCGCGGCGGCCGGCCGAGTTGTTGCACACGTTCGCCGAGGGCCTGGATGTACCGCACACCGTCCCGGAGTTGACCGGCGCCCTCGAACGAGCCGGGCTCGGCGACATCCGGGTCGACTCGATCGGGGCGTCGGTCTGGCCCGGATGGGACCGCTGGCTGGAGCGCACCTGGGCGCCCGGCACCTGGCCGCACAACTTCCTCCTGGCCTACCGCGAGGGCACCCTCGACTACTTCACCGTCACCGCCCGCCGCCCCGAGAGCGGGGCGACCGGTCGGTGA
- a CDS encoding phosphotransferase family protein — translation MTRDQLAGAVRAALGGGRRLAGIERLTGGTRKGVYRLTMDDATSVIGYLWADSENYWPAHEGDDDVADPFSPGVGLDLFEAAHARLDALGLRVPKVYLVDRDRAYFPADLAIVEDFPGEDLMTRFERDPHAAEPTMARLVEGLAAMRAYRAPTYGKVALIDGGGTARGTSCEGVVLDFALRNLAEAAGRDARIAAARDRLEERLRDLASAVLPRAEYSVIHGELGLDHVLVDRDGHPVLIDIEDLMYFDVEWEHVFLRIRLHDDYRRVAVDDLDEARLALYMLAQRLSLTAGPLRLLDGDFPNRKFMQEIAEHNLNEALLLVAPA, via the coding sequence GTGACACGGGATCAACTGGCGGGAGCGGTACGGGCCGCACTGGGCGGCGGGCGGCGGTTGGCGGGGATCGAGCGGCTCACGGGCGGTACCCGCAAGGGCGTGTACCGGTTGACGATGGACGACGCGACGTCGGTGATCGGGTATCTGTGGGCGGACTCGGAGAACTACTGGCCGGCGCACGAGGGCGACGACGACGTCGCCGATCCGTTCTCGCCGGGTGTCGGGCTCGACCTGTTCGAGGCGGCGCACGCCCGGCTGGACGCGCTGGGTCTGCGGGTGCCGAAGGTGTATCTGGTCGACCGCGACCGGGCGTACTTCCCGGCCGATCTCGCCATCGTGGAGGACTTCCCCGGCGAGGACCTGATGACCAGGTTCGAGCGCGACCCGCACGCGGCGGAGCCGACGATGGCGCGTCTGGTGGAAGGGTTGGCGGCGATGCGGGCGTATCGGGCGCCGACGTACGGCAAGGTGGCGCTGATCGACGGGGGCGGTACGGCGCGGGGCACCTCCTGCGAGGGCGTCGTGCTGGACTTCGCGCTGCGCAACCTCGCCGAGGCGGCCGGGCGCGACGCGAGGATCGCCGCGGCCCGGGACCGCCTGGAGGAAAGGCTGCGCGACCTCGCCTCGGCGGTACTGCCCCGCGCCGAATACTCGGTGATCCACGGCGAACTCGGCCTGGACCACGTCCTGGTGGATCGGGACGGCCATCCGGTGCTGATCGACATCGAGGACCTGATGTACTTCGACGTCGAATGGGAGCACGTGTTCCTGCGCATCCGCCTCCACGACGACTACCGCCGGGTGGCGGTGGACGACCTCGACGAGGCCCGACTCGCCCTGTACATGCTCGCCCAACGCCTGTCCCTGACGGCGGGCCCGCTACGCCTGCTCGACGGCGACTTCCCCAACCGGAAGTTCATGCAGGAGATCGCCGAACACAACCTCAACGAGGCCCTGTTGCTGGTCGCCCCCGCATAG
- a CDS encoding Fur family transcriptional regulator, producing MSDLLERLRARGWRMTSQRRVVAEVLDGDHVHLTADEVHARAVARLPEISRATVYNALGELVSLGEVIEVSTDGRAKRYDPNAHRPHQHLVCSRCGTIRDVQPAGDPLTDLPTDQRFGFTVSAVEVTYRGVCPSCA from the coding sequence ATGAGTGACCTGCTGGAGCGACTGCGCGCGCGTGGTTGGCGGATGACGTCGCAGCGGCGTGTCGTGGCCGAGGTCCTCGACGGCGACCACGTGCATCTGACGGCCGACGAGGTCCACGCGCGCGCGGTGGCGCGCCTGCCCGAGATCTCCCGCGCCACGGTCTACAACGCGCTGGGCGAACTGGTCTCGCTGGGCGAGGTCATCGAGGTGTCCACCGACGGCCGCGCCAAGCGCTACGACCCCAACGCGCACCGCCCACACCAGCACCTGGTCTGCTCCCGGTGCGGCACCATCCGCGACGTACAGCCGGCCGGCGACCCCCTGACCGACCTCCCCACCGACCAACGCTTCGGCTTCACCGTCTCGGCGGTCGAGGTCACATACCGCGGCGTGTGTCCATCCTGCGCGTAG
- a CDS encoding response regulator, translated as MRVVIAEDNALLSTGLELILSARDIGVDAVVTDAPGLIAAVRTHAPDLVVTDVRLPPTFRDEGLRAALELRRMRPGLPILVLSQYVEHVYARDLLSDGVGGVGYLLKDRVGRMSEFVDSLRRVVAGETVLDPEVLSQLMTAAAGSPLEPLSPREHEVLALMARGLDNGEIAEILLITANAVHKHVGNIFGKLGLLASDAGHRRVRAVLTYLRDNR; from the coding sequence GTGCGCGTCGTGATCGCCGAGGACAACGCGCTGCTGTCAACCGGCCTCGAACTCATCCTCTCCGCGCGGGACATCGGCGTCGACGCGGTGGTCACCGACGCCCCCGGCCTGATCGCCGCGGTGCGAACACACGCGCCGGACCTGGTCGTCACGGACGTCCGGCTGCCGCCGACGTTTCGCGACGAAGGACTTCGCGCCGCACTGGAACTGCGCCGCATGCGCCCCGGCCTGCCGATCCTGGTCCTGTCGCAGTACGTCGAGCACGTCTACGCCCGGGACCTGTTGTCCGACGGCGTGGGCGGCGTCGGCTACCTGCTCAAGGACCGCGTGGGTCGGATGAGCGAATTCGTGGACAGCCTGCGGCGGGTCGTGGCCGGCGAGACCGTGCTGGATCCCGAGGTCCTGTCGCAACTGATGACGGCCGCCGCCGGCAGCCCCCTGGAACCGCTCAGCCCCCGAGAGCACGAAGTGCTCGCGCTGATGGCCCGCGGCCTGGACAACGGCGAGATCGCCGAGATCCTGCTCATCACCGCCAACGCGGTACACAAACACGTCGGCAACATCTTCGGCAAACTCGGCCTGCTCGCGTCCGACGCCGGTCACCGCCGCGTGCGGGCGGTGCTCACGTACCTCCGCGACAACCGCTGA
- a CDS encoding PadR family transcriptional regulator, producing MKAEVLKGHLEGMLLAVLESGEQHGYAIVEELKSRSGGHITLPTGTVYPALHRLETAGLIAGRWSVHGGRRRRSYTLTRAGKRALSEQRSSWREFADVVSGVLGVEPA from the coding sequence ATGAAGGCCGAAGTGCTCAAAGGGCATCTCGAAGGCATGCTCCTGGCCGTGTTGGAGTCCGGCGAGCAACACGGCTACGCGATCGTCGAGGAGTTGAAGTCCCGCAGCGGCGGGCACATCACGCTGCCGACGGGCACCGTGTATCCGGCGCTGCACCGGCTGGAGACGGCGGGTCTGATCGCCGGACGGTGGTCGGTGCACGGGGGGCGGCGCCGGCGCAGCTACACGCTGACTCGGGCGGGGAAGCGAGCGTTGAGCGAACAGCGCTCGTCCTGGCGGGAGTTCGCCGACGTCGTATCCGGCGTGCTGGGGGTCGAGCCCGCGTGA
- a CDS encoding MMPL family transporter produces MTRWVLGHRRLVILVWLVLAAAGIATVGDTVDRLSQGSELPGRPGQQANDLIRERFGGTGGRNAPLLVEVTVPDGRRADEAEVRDAFDAAVRRATPPGGRHASFASTGDPALISADGRSTVALVYPPGGEGPKAYGDAPARVRAAVAGVRIAGAPVGVTGRPLLSGRDNGAARSPIAETLLGALGALVVLGLTFAGGLALIPLLTAAIAIPTTFLLVGGLTRVTDVSFIVQYLVALIGLGIAIDYALLVATRWREERDRAGGPDPAGRVEAIVRAATTAGRAVLLSGATVALSLAALVVLPVPFLRSVGYAGLLMPLVSVAVTLTLLPVLLYVCGARLDVPRRTRRPEGRAWSAIARATTRRPVLAAVLGGALLLALAAPALTMRVGQPQVTALGRGGEPARVFAAIDGAGFGTGIAQPIEVATDGEPEALARRLAAEPGVAGTIAPAGWNSGGLRVVDVWTAEDPATDAGRAAVGRVLAAARAMPGVHAGGGPAQDRDFADAVYGALPLVLAAIAVFTFLVLMRSLRSIWLPVKALVLNTVSVAAAYGAVVLIWQKGYGSELLFDTPATGAITVWVPMAVFAFLFGLSMDYEVFILTRIREAHLDLAARGVRDTTEEAVVIGIGRTGRLVTSAALILFLAFVALSTVPVTDVKILATALGVGIVVDATIVRGVLAPALVTLMGRANWWFPHHAGGPRGGRGVDGPEHAEHPGVASGPARTLDRIDAEPPRPETG; encoded by the coding sequence ATGACGCGTTGGGTCCTCGGACACCGGCGCCTGGTGATCCTGGTCTGGCTGGTGCTCGCCGCGGCGGGCATCGCCACCGTCGGCGACACCGTCGATCGGCTGAGCCAGGGCTCGGAGTTGCCCGGCCGGCCCGGGCAACAGGCCAACGACCTCATCCGGGAGCGCTTCGGCGGCACCGGCGGCCGCAACGCCCCGCTGCTCGTCGAGGTGACCGTCCCGGACGGCCGCCGCGCCGACGAGGCCGAGGTGCGCGACGCGTTCGACGCGGCCGTGCGACGCGCCACCCCGCCCGGCGGCCGGCACGCGTCGTTCGCGTCCACCGGCGACCCGGCGCTGATCTCGGCCGACGGGCGCAGCACGGTGGCCCTGGTCTACCCGCCCGGCGGCGAGGGCCCGAAGGCGTACGGCGACGCGCCGGCCCGGGTGCGGGCGGCGGTGGCCGGGGTCCGGATCGCCGGCGCGCCCGTCGGGGTCACGGGCCGGCCGCTGCTGTCCGGACGCGACAACGGCGCCGCCCGCAGCCCGATCGCCGAGACCCTGCTCGGCGCGCTGGGCGCGTTGGTCGTACTCGGCCTGACCTTCGCCGGCGGCCTGGCCCTGATCCCGCTCCTGACCGCCGCGATCGCCATCCCCACGACGTTCCTGCTCGTCGGCGGCCTCACCCGGGTCACCGACGTGTCGTTCATCGTGCAGTACCTGGTCGCCCTGATCGGCCTGGGCATCGCGATCGACTACGCGCTGCTCGTGGCGACCCGATGGCGCGAGGAACGCGACCGCGCGGGCGGTCCCGATCCGGCCGGGCGCGTCGAGGCGATCGTGCGCGCCGCGACCACCGCCGGCCGCGCGGTCCTGCTCAGCGGCGCGACCGTCGCACTGTCCCTGGCCGCGCTGGTCGTACTGCCCGTTCCGTTCCTGCGCAGCGTCGGCTACGCGGGTCTGCTGATGCCGCTGGTGAGCGTCGCGGTCACGCTGACCCTGCTGCCGGTGCTGCTGTACGTGTGCGGCGCCCGGCTGGACGTGCCGCGCCGCACCCGGCGTCCGGAGGGCCGAGCGTGGTCGGCGATCGCCCGGGCCACCACGCGCCGGCCGGTCCTGGCCGCGGTGCTCGGCGGCGCGCTGCTGCTCGCCCTCGCCGCACCCGCACTGACCATGCGGGTGGGGCAGCCCCAGGTGACGGCGCTCGGCCGCGGCGGCGAACCCGCGCGGGTGTTCGCCGCGATCGACGGTGCCGGCTTCGGCACGGGGATCGCCCAGCCGATCGAGGTGGCGACCGACGGCGAACCGGAGGCATTGGCCCGGCGGTTGGCGGCCGAACCCGGCGTGGCCGGCACGATCGCCCCCGCCGGGTGGAACAGCGGGGGCCTGCGCGTCGTGGACGTGTGGACGGCCGAGGACCCCGCCACCGACGCGGGTCGCGCCGCGGTGGGCCGCGTCCTGGCCGCGGCGCGCGCCATGCCCGGGGTGCACGCGGGTGGCGGCCCGGCGCAGGATCGCGACTTCGCGGACGCCGTCTACGGAGCGTTGCCGCTGGTCCTGGCGGCGATCGCGGTGTTCACGTTCCTCGTGCTGATGCGGTCGTTGCGCTCGATCTGGCTGCCGGTCAAGGCCCTCGTGCTGAACACCGTGTCGGTGGCCGCCGCCTACGGCGCGGTCGTACTGATCTGGCAGAAGGGCTACGGCAGCGAACTGCTCTTCGACACCCCGGCCACGGGGGCGATCACCGTGTGGGTGCCGATGGCGGTGTTCGCGTTCCTGTTCGGATTGTCCATGGACTACGAGGTGTTCATCCTGACCCGGATCCGCGAGGCGCACCTCGACCTCGCCGCCCGAGGGGTCCGGGACACCACCGAGGAGGCCGTCGTGATCGGCATCGGCCGTACCGGCAGGCTGGTCACCTCGGCCGCGCTGATCCTGTTCCTGGCCTTCGTCGCGTTGTCCACCGTCCCGGTCACCGACGTGAAGATCCTGGCCACCGCTCTCGGGGTCGGCATCGTGGTGGACGCGACGATCGTCAGAGGGGTGCTCGCGCCCGCGCTGGTGACCCTGATGGGGCGGGCCAACTGGTGGTTCCCACACCACGCGGGTGGCCCTCGCGGAGGCCGGGGTGTCGACGGGCCGGAGCACGCGGAGCACCCTGGCGTGGCCTCGGGCCCGGCCCGTACCCTGGACCGGATCGACGCCGAACCCCCACGACCCGAAACGGGCTGA
- a CDS encoding YybH family protein gives MSEYEKAMRPEDITRLFVERSNAGDAAGVAALYAEDAVLAYPPGSTTVGREAIRELWAKVLANRPHFEPEEPLPTLVNGDIALTSTPPKDGSGARAQVVRRQPDGSWLRVLDQPEFAPPTR, from the coding sequence ATGTCCGAGTACGAGAAGGCCATGCGTCCCGAGGACATCACCCGCCTGTTCGTGGAACGGTCCAACGCCGGCGACGCCGCCGGGGTCGCCGCGCTCTACGCGGAGGACGCCGTACTGGCCTACCCGCCGGGCAGCACGACCGTGGGCCGGGAGGCCATCCGCGAGCTGTGGGCGAAGGTGCTGGCCAACCGGCCGCATTTCGAGCCCGAGGAACCGCTGCCGACGCTGGTCAACGGCGACATCGCGCTCACCTCGACCCCGCCGAAGGACGGCTCCGGAGCCCGGGCCCAGGTGGTCCGACGCCAGCCCGACGGAAGCTGGCTGCGGGTGCTCGACCAGCCCGAATTCGCCCCACCCACCCGCTGA
- a CDS encoding dihydrofolate reductase family protein has product MRKITAGLFISLDGVVEAPDQWHFPYFDDEMGAAVGTLLETSDTLLLGRKTYDSFAGAWPERETAGGDDAAFGKAIGDARKIVVSRGELAFTWRNSEQLRGDVVTAVTALKDEPGADISISGSVSIVRLLLDAGLVDELHLFVHPIAVRTGMRLFAEGEEAIPLRLISSKAFGSGVLHLVYGPAAAAEDASYDDAKVHLSR; this is encoded by the coding sequence ATGAGGAAGATCACCGCCGGCCTGTTCATCTCGCTCGACGGCGTCGTGGAGGCGCCCGACCAGTGGCACTTCCCCTACTTCGACGACGAGATGGGGGCGGCCGTCGGCACGCTGCTCGAAACGTCCGACACCCTCCTGCTGGGTCGCAAGACGTATGACAGCTTCGCCGGAGCCTGGCCGGAGCGGGAGACGGCCGGTGGCGACGACGCCGCCTTCGGAAAGGCGATCGGCGACGCGCGCAAGATCGTGGTGTCGCGCGGCGAGTTGGCGTTCACCTGGCGCAACTCCGAGCAGTTGCGCGGTGACGTCGTCACCGCCGTCACCGCACTCAAGGACGAGCCCGGCGCCGACATCTCGATCAGCGGCTCGGTCTCGATCGTGCGCCTGCTGTTGGACGCCGGACTGGTGGACGAGTTGCACCTGTTCGTACACCCGATCGCGGTGCGCACCGGCATGCGGCTGTTCGCCGAGGGCGAGGAGGCGATCCCACTTCGGCTGATCTCGTCGAAGGCGTTCGGATCCGGCGTGCTCCACCTCGTGTACGGCCCGGCCGCCGCGGCCGAAGACGCCTCGTACGACGACGCCAAGGTGCACCTGTCCCGGTAG
- a CDS encoding nucleotidyl transferase AbiEii/AbiGii toxin family protein: MANAVDPDEDTSVRRRSAHRAVLDHLLELVAAAPWSDCVMLRGSMAMAAWMGERAREPADLDFVVLPAPTVPIDPSAPHPYLDAVATVQQWPEAVDGAAGYEIWTDGEREFETRGVRVIAPPEGLRWDTDPDPVGPIPAYEDLIQWIGNRPEVAPGLVLDVNGMRRDGTWDYAYDGQGAGGMRVLIPWEAEGLPPGEARLDFAFDEKLHQPPVWTRIPRADGGPGPVVRTASRELSLAWKLVWLHLDGGEDSRPRSKDLYDAVLLAEDERTRLTTELLRRVGSGYIRSVPEHGFDPDAVPVEESDWSTLLADLPGARGTARQWLGRLDAALAPVFATR, from the coding sequence ATGGCAAACGCCGTCGACCCGGACGAGGATACGTCGGTGCGTCGGCGGTCGGCCCATCGTGCCGTGCTCGACCACCTGTTGGAGCTCGTGGCGGCCGCGCCGTGGAGCGATTGTGTGATGCTGCGCGGGAGCATGGCCATGGCCGCGTGGATGGGAGAGCGGGCGCGGGAGCCGGCCGACCTGGACTTCGTGGTGCTGCCGGCGCCGACCGTCCCCATCGATCCGTCGGCGCCACACCCCTACCTCGACGCCGTCGCGACCGTGCAGCAATGGCCGGAGGCGGTCGACGGGGCGGCCGGATACGAGATCTGGACCGACGGTGAGCGGGAGTTCGAGACGCGCGGCGTGCGGGTGATCGCGCCGCCCGAGGGGCTTCGCTGGGATACGGACCCGGATCCGGTGGGGCCGATCCCGGCCTACGAGGACCTGATCCAGTGGATCGGGAACCGGCCGGAGGTGGCGCCGGGCCTGGTCCTGGACGTGAACGGCATGCGTCGGGACGGCACTTGGGACTACGCGTACGACGGGCAGGGCGCGGGCGGAATGCGCGTCCTGATCCCCTGGGAGGCGGAGGGACTGCCGCCGGGGGAGGCGCGGCTCGACTTCGCCTTCGACGAGAAGCTGCACCAACCTCCGGTGTGGACCCGGATACCGCGCGCCGACGGCGGGCCGGGGCCGGTGGTGCGTACCGCGAGCCGGGAACTGTCCCTGGCCTGGAAGCTGGTGTGGCTGCATCTCGACGGCGGCGAGGACAGCCGGCCCCGAAGCAAGGACCTCTACGACGCCGTCCTGCTGGCCGAGGACGAACGCACCCGGCTCACCACGGAGTTGCTGCGCCGAGTCGGCAGCGGTTACATCCGGAGCGTACCCGAGCACGGATTCGACCCGGACGCGGTTCCCGTCGAGGAATCGGACTGGTCCACCCTGCTCGCGGACCTCCCCGGAGCGCGCGGCACCGCCCGGCAGTGGCTCGGCCGGCTGGACGCGGCGCTGGCACCGGTGTTCGCGACGCGCTGA
- a CDS encoding sensor histidine kinase — protein MRDRAKSLWCEVWRDRVCVRASNRGPVGAARTMKAAPSRADVLDAHGAELRRIERDLHDGAQAGLVAVAMRLGVARDLLGAQHPVVADLLREAMEGAEEVLTELRDVVHAIYPPILADRGLAGAVDAVAARTGVTTDVRLGELGRLPAAIEAAAYFVVAETLANTTKYSRARRAHVGLTRRDGTLVVEVADDGVGGADERNGTGIDGIRRRVAALDGRVAITSPIGGPTVVTVELPCAS, from the coding sequence GTGCGTGACCGAGCGAAATCGCTGTGGTGTGAGGTGTGGCGGGACCGGGTGTGCGTGCGCGCCTCGAACCGGGGGCCGGTCGGCGCCGCGCGGACGATGAAGGCGGCCCCGAGCCGGGCGGACGTGCTCGACGCCCACGGCGCGGAGTTGCGCCGCATCGAACGCGACCTGCACGACGGCGCCCAGGCCGGTCTCGTCGCGGTGGCCATGCGGCTCGGCGTCGCCCGGGACCTCCTGGGCGCCCAACACCCGGTCGTCGCCGACCTGTTGCGCGAGGCGATGGAGGGGGCGGAGGAGGTGTTGACCGAACTGCGCGACGTCGTCCACGCCATTTACCCGCCGATCCTGGCCGACCGCGGCCTTGCGGGAGCCGTCGACGCGGTCGCCGCCCGGACCGGGGTCACCACGGATGTCCGGCTGGGCGAACTCGGCCGACTGCCCGCCGCCATCGAGGCCGCCGCCTACTTCGTCGTGGCGGAAACGCTCGCCAACACCACCAAGTACAGCCGGGCACGCCGCGCCCACGTCGGCCTGACCCGCCGTGACGGCACCCTGGTGGTCGAGGTCGCGGACGACGGCGTCGGCGGCGCGGACGAGCGCAACGGCACCGGAATCGACGGCATCCGGCGCCGCGTGGCCGCGCTGGACGGCCGGGTGGCGATCACCAGTCCGATCGGCGGACCCACCGTCGTCACCGTGGAGTTGCCGTGCGCGTCGTGA
- a CDS encoding GNAT family N-acetyltransferase, translated as MTSSPAYLLPSEIRVQGHGLWLREWTDDDVPAMVELFDEPEIDRWTPLTSPFDAEAARAYLARARASRALHRGIQLAITVDGGEPCGEVLLFPVADGPGIDLGSEAARPSRVGEIAYGIGARHRRQGLAGRAVRLMTAYARDELGIDAVILRIAADNAASIAVARSTGFHHTDAEPITRDRRDGHVVLHTWLHRA; from the coding sequence ATGACCTCATCCCCCGCATACCTCCTGCCGAGCGAGATCCGCGTACAGGGCCACGGGCTGTGGCTGCGCGAGTGGACCGACGACGACGTGCCGGCCATGGTCGAGCTGTTCGACGAGCCCGAGATCGACCGATGGACACCGCTGACCTCGCCGTTCGACGCCGAGGCCGCGCGGGCGTACCTGGCGCGGGCCCGCGCGTCCCGCGCCCTGCATCGGGGCATCCAACTGGCCATCACCGTCGACGGCGGCGAACCGTGCGGCGAAGTCCTGCTGTTCCCGGTCGCCGACGGCCCCGGCATCGACCTGGGCTCCGAGGCCGCGCGGCCGAGTCGGGTGGGGGAGATCGCCTACGGAATCGGCGCACGGCACCGCCGCCAGGGCCTGGCCGGCCGCGCGGTGCGCCTGATGACCGCGTACGCCCGCGACGAACTCGGCATCGACGCGGTGATCCTGCGCATAGCCGCCGACAACGCCGCGAGCATCGCCGTCGCCCGATCCACCGGCTTCCACCACACCGACGCCGAGCCGATCACCCGCGACCGCCGCGACGGCCACGTCGTCCTGCACACCTGGCTGCACCGCGCCTAG